From Pan troglodytes isolate AG18354 chromosome 9, NHGRI_mPanTro3-v2.0_pri, whole genome shotgun sequence, the proteins below share one genomic window:
- the LOC466403 gene encoding olfactory receptor 56A5 yields MTLPSNNSTSPVFEFFLICFPSFQSWQHWLSLPLSLLFLLAMGANATLLITIYLEASLHQPLYYLLSLLSLLDIVLCLTVIPKVLAIFWFDLRSISFPACFLQMFIMNSFLTMESCTFMIMAYDRYVAICKPLQYSSIITDQFVARAAIFVVARNGLLTMPIPILSSRLRYCAGHIIKNCICTNVSVSKLSCDDITLNQSYQFVIGWTLLGSDLILIVLSYFFILKTVLRIKGEGDMAKALGTCGSHFILILFFTTVLLVLVITNLARKRIPPDVPILLNILHHLIPPALNPIVYGVRTKEIKQGIQNLLRRL; encoded by the coding sequence ATGACATTACCCAGCAACAACTCCACTTCCCCAGTCTTTGAATTCTTCCTCATTTGTTTCCCCAGTTTCCAGAGCTGGCAGCACTGGCTGTCTCTGCCCctcagcctcctcttcctcctggccaTGGGGGCCAATGCCACCCTTCTGATCACCATCTATCTGGAAGCCTCTCTGCACCAGCCCCTGTACTACCTGCTCAGCCTCCTCTCCCTGCTGGACATCGTACTCTGCCTCACCGTCATCCCCAAGGTCCTGGCCATCTTCTGGTTTGACCTCAGATCAATCAGCTTCCCTGCCTGCTTCCTTCAGATGTTCATCATGAACAGTTTTCTGACTATGGAGTCCTGCACATTCATGATCATGGCCTATGACCGctatgtggccatctgcaagccccTACAGTACTCATCCATTATCACTGATCAATTTGTCGCTAGGGCTGCCATCTTTGTTGTGGCCAGGAATGGCCTTCTTACTATGCCTATCCCTATACTTTCTTCTCGACTCAGATACTGTGCAGGACACATCATCAAGAACTGCATCTGTACTAACGTGTCTGTTTCTAAACTCTCTTGTGATGACATCACCTTGAATCAGAGCTACCAGTTTGTTATAGGTTGGACCCTGCTGGGCTCTGACCTCATCCTTATTGTTCTCTCTTACTTTTTTATCTTGAAAACTGTGCTAAGGATTAAGGGTGAGGGAGATATGGCCAAAGCTCTAGGTACTTGTGGTTCCCACTTCATCCTCATCCTCTTCTTCACCACAGTCCTGCTGGTTCTGGTCATCACTAACTTGGCCAGGAAGAGAATTCCTCCGGATGTCCCCATCCTGCTCAACATCCTGCACCACCTTATTCCCCCAGCTCTGAACCCCATTGTTTATGGTGTGAGAACCAAGGAGATCAAGCAGGGAATCCAGAACCTGCTGAGGaggttgtaa